The Apium graveolens cultivar Ventura chromosome 11, ASM990537v1, whole genome shotgun sequence genome has a window encoding:
- the LOC141697964 gene encoding uncharacterized protein LOC141697964 — MLTQNPCLPKTLNSNSTLHSTFLPKFTNPFHKSTLSPIISSSRTPKLIKIQSLYTTPNFIFTTQNGINTRIRDVSLCAGRSNKKPGGPSSGRIEGNAEFRRQVKQNARRKNKKLAESLFYRLKNPRGNYPDNFSEEELEMIGLGYDRLVRFMDKDDPNLKHPYDWYKYGEFGPYSWRGVVLGDPIRGGISDECVTLIGEVRDHEEWEKIEQHDMAADFGKRLSEMDKSVGFRYFWVFVRHPKWRVNELPWQQWTLVCEVVVEAGKQRLDKWNLMGRLGNKTRSLITKCAAWMRPDIVYVKKPVYQCRFEPQDDFFGAMVPLLDPKTEREFLCELEDDDGNVGMYSFYDGLCKLVKVNKKAFVDDVVKAYEKLSDEKKSKCWEFILGNHPKELLHPYTKEWKAKLEEMELGCDAPDDEDDSQSRTTEVFDWIEDDGVDDGDDDDEDEDDDQEDIVIDVEGSGDDGIGPEEDDEEVSTEDDEDLSPEEDEKFWDEEFNKAVSNSEAMEKLVTRSVKSSTKLYEGMTKSMEEKEQKGTSEDGDGFTTRRTRAKVSPDEWKQVGYGPRMKKIKKSRIPPELFLRAAVRPFTYRNLLKEIVLTRHAIVEGEIGPKK; from the coding sequence ATGCTCACCCAAAACCCTTGTCTACCCAAAACCCTAAATTCAAATTCAACTCTCCACTCAACATTCTTGCCCAAATTCACTAACCCTTTTCACAAATCAACATTATCCCCAATTATCAGCTCTTCAAGAACACCCAAACTCATAAAGATTCAATCTTTATACACAACCCCGAATTTTATATTCACTACTCAAAATGGTATAAACACAAGAATAAGAGATGTTAGTTTATGTGCTGGCCGGAGCAATAAGAAGCCTGGTGGGCCATCCTCTGGCCGGATTGAAGGTAATGCTGAATTCCGGCGACAAGTTAAGCAAAATGCTCGCCGGAAAAACAAGAAATTGGCTGAGAGTTTGTTTTATAGACTTAAGAATCCTCGTGGGAATTACCCGGATAATTTTAGTGAAGAGGAGCTTGAAATGATTGGTTTGGGATATGATAGGTTGGTTAGGTTTATGGATAAGGATGATCCTAATTTGAAACACCCTTATGATTGGTATAAGTATGGTGAATTTGGGCCGTATTCGTGGCGTGGGGTTGTTCTCGGTGATCCTATTCGTGGCGGGATTTCTGATGAATGTGTGACTTTGATTGGTGAAGTTAGGGATCATGAGGAGTGGGAAAAGATTGAGCAACATGACATGGCTGCGGATTTTGGGAAGAGGTTGAGTGAGATGGATAAGAGTGTGGGGTTTCGGTATTTTTGGGTGTTTGTTAGGCACCCGAAATGGAGGGTTAATGAATTGCCGTGGCAGCAGTGGACTTTGGTTTGTGAGGTTGTGGTGGAAGCTGGGAAACAGAGGTTGGATAAATGGAATTTGATGGGGAGGTTAGGGAATAAGACGAGGAGTTTGATTACGAAATGTGCAGCTTGGATGAGGCCGGATATAGTGTATGTTAAGAAGCCTGTTTATCAGTGTAGGTTTGAGCCTCAGGATGATTTTTTTGGTGCAATGGTTCCTTTGCTTGATCCGAAGACGGAGAGGGAATTTTTGTGTGAGTTGGAAGATGATGATGGGAATGTTGGAATGTATTCTTTTTATGATGGTTTGTGTAAGCTTGTGAAGGTGAATAAGAAGGCGTTTGTGGATGATGTTGTTAAGGCTTATGAGAAGTTGAGTGATGAAAAGAAGTCTAAATGTTGGGAGTTTATACTTGGTAATCATCCGAAGGAGTTATTACACCCCTATACGAAAGAGTGGAAGGCTAAGTTGGAGGAAATGGAGTTGGGTTGTGATGCCCctgatgatgaagatgatagTCAAAGTAGAACAACAGAAGTTTTTGATTGGATAGAGGATGATGGGGTAGATGATGGTGACgatgatgatgaggatgaggACGATGATCAAGAGGATATTGTTATAGATGTTGAAGGTAGCGGAGATGATGGCATTGGTCCAGAAGAAGATGATGAGGAAGTGAGTACAGAAGATGACGAGGATTTAAGTCCAGAAGAGGATGAGAAATTTTGGGATGAGGAGTTTAACAAAGCTGTGAGTAACAGTGAAGCTATGGAAAAGCTTGTTACAAGAAGTGTAAAGAGCTCTACCAAATTGTATGAAGGGATGACTAAATCAATGGAAGAGAAGGAGCAGAAGGGAACTTCAGAAGACGGGGATGGATTCACAACTAGGCGGACAAGGGCAAAGGTCAGCCCAGATGAATGGAAACAGGTTGGATATGGTCCAAGgatgaagaaaatcaagaaaagcAGAATTCCTCCTGAGCTGTTCTTGCGAGCTGCGGTAAGACCATTCACTTACAGAAACCTTTTAAAAGAGATTGTGTTGACTAGACATGCAATTGTGGAAGGTGAGATTGGTCCCAAAAAGTGA